Part of the Henckelia pumila isolate YLH828 chromosome 2, ASM3356847v2, whole genome shotgun sequence genome is shown below.
AAAAATCAAGTATTGCAATATGCTTGCCTGGTTCAGCAGGCCTAGGCTTAAAATCTTGGCGCCTCTAGCTTCTGCTTCAAGTATGGCTTCCTCGACTATATTGTTGATAACTTGTCCTTGCCATTTGATGGAGTACTAAGAAAATCAAGAAAATGTAAATGAAAACATATCCTAATTAAATCCAAGAAACCTTATCGCTTTTCGACTTTTCTACCTGTATGCTGTATCTTGGAATGGCCCACATCTGCAGCTTGAGTTTCTCGAAGTAATTTCTCTCGACAACAAACGTACGCCCGTGTATGAAGTTGAGCATCATCGTCCACGTTGTTAAAGGTCTTACAAACCATATGTACCATTTGGAAGTTTGAGGCCTTGAAGCAACGGAGGCTAATCCAATTTGGAGATGAAATATGGACTCTGGTGTGGTTAGATGTGTTAAATGCACCACGCTCGGGTCGTCTTCCTGCCTCTTGAGCGACGCCTCATATACATCATCGCTGGATTTATCCATGGTGCCATGTATGTAGTCGTAGAATGGCATGAACAACGAATAGTTTGTACGAAAACGCGTGTGATGCAAAGAGTGAAACCTGTTTATATAGTACATGGATGAATCACCAAAAATGTCTCACTAATCTTGCATATATTAAATAACTAAAGTTCACATTGATCTGGCTAAAGGGCTCAAACCATGCTACCCTTGGAATGAAACGaattattcattcattcaaaaaCATGGCATGATTTGAGTCCTTTAGTTTCATCAAAGCCTCTTCCAAACAACATGTGCTCATATTTAATTCCGCGGTACTTACGAAGGGGTATACATCATGTATTTGAGAGGAGGGAAAATGGAAAAGATCCATTTCGGAATGAATTCAAAGTTACAATGCCCCATATTGTTCATGAGATCAATATAGGTAATATATCCCACAAGAGATGCTAAGGATGCCGTCTCGGTGAGCACTGTTCCCAAAATGGGAATCGCAAAGAGAGAAAAATACGATAAATGCTCCGCAAAAGGATGTGTGACAGCTGCAACATTAATAACCAATTATCAGTACACAAACTGATACAagtgttgcatattttagttCCTTCAAATTTAGATATATGTTCATACAAGTAATGGGTTCGGTCGCAACGGAGGAGTGGTGGTGGGAGTGGTATCTGGAGTAGAGGTAATGGTGGTGCAAAGCTCTATGCAACCAATAGTAAATGTATTCCACGGGGCCAATGTGAAGAAGAATCGTGATAATTATGCCATCAGTTCTCCAAAAAGGCAAGAAAGAACCATTTGGAAGTATAGAGTTGCCAatgtaaatcaaaattccatttagCAGAATTTGATCATCCCTGCATATTCAACCAGGAAAaattttgacattttatcaGGTGTCCACCATTAGTGATGAATATTTTTTCTATACATCATACATGTaagtatatgtgtgtgtgtgtttctcGTTAGCAATCAATTTTTTGGGTTAATGAGATCCTACTCTTATCAGTGTAGTATCCAAATATTTGTATTATCATTTTTAGTTTTGGTTAGGTGATAATGAaggcttaattaattaatttatattaacaaGTGGCATCCAAACACACATGTGACATGACACCCATTAATgtcatttcaaatcaaaatgTCAAAATTTGGATGAAATACATGCATAAATTATGGCACATTAAAAACGTTTCCTATACATGATACACGGGAGTAAATTAATTTCGTGCACAAACACAAAACTAATTAATGTTGAAATTAATACAATAGAATTTTTCAAACACAAATCCACATTAATTACATACATAAGAAATTGATTATAACAACAAAAAGAGATGGGTGTGaggaattaatatatataccagTTAGTTTCCCTATCCACCTGCTCGAACTCGATGCTCCGGTCCAGTATGCGAGTGTTGCCTTTGGCAGTTCTATGGCGAGAAAATGAGATCCACAGTTGATTGTGAAAGGCCCTCCACACCAGAAATGGGATCACCATTAAGTTGGTGTAGTCCCATTCATCTTTCCCTTTTGTTGCTACTGAGTATAAGCTTTGCATCCCCCATGGAGCCAATATCATGTACTTTAAAACAACCAATTACAAATGTACGTACGTATAAAAATACAAACATTAATTAGTACTTTCTTTTTCTTGAATGATTGATATATATAACTATTTACATGTTTAAGAGAAAGAGAAGAAGTTAATTTGAGCTAGTACCTTGAAACTTCCGAGGTGCTTCCATGGCCAGTCAGTGAGAAACCCTGGTGTTGTagccatttttttttatcttgctGCCAAAGCTCACTCTTTTTCCTCTCACAAAAATGAACCCTTTTCACGTCATATATAGTCTATAGAGAGAGGGGTACGTATAAGGAAAAAGGAAATATGAGGGGaattgaaaaaaaagaaaaaagaaaaagagaatcATTAATGAATATGTTTCTTTCCAAGGAAATTGATGAATAGTTAGTTAATGTCGATGCTGGTAACTACCCACGTGCCAGATCCAACGGCCCGTTTTTTTTTATACAAGCGAGATGTTCATGTAAACATCTCGCGTGCATTAAATATGGGTCGTTGGATGTCCCATTAGGGGCTACCTAATAGGGTAGCATCGACCCCTGATGGAGTAGCATGGACACAGTAGTTGGGCAAAGGCCGCAATTGGATAAGTAGTTGGGGTAACTTCTAAATACGTTCTGCCACTCGCTTTATGCCTATTTTTACCTCAAACAATTACTGCCTTGCAtgtgaaataattaaattggGTTCTGATTTCAAAGCATGATTGGAATTGTTTCTTGTTCTAGAACGACAGGATTAGCTTGCATGCCTgctgtttttttattaatattaatgtgTTTCAAGGAGAGGATATGAAGGATATATATTTTGCTCTAACCACCTACCAAATTTATAAATTGAGTGTGCTGGTTGATTTGTAGCTGCTTTAATTTCTGATCGTTTGTATTATGTAAGAAGTAATTTTTCTTCATCGAGAAAATCAAGTGATTTTCTTGTttgaatattaataatatatatgacaaaAGTCAAAAAACAATATTGTTGGGACATATATTGGAAAGACAATGAGGGCCCTTtattaaaatttcttaaaagtcATTCCTTAGTTTTTTACTCTTTCAATCCCTCGTCTCTCTCTTTAATTTTTGAATCGACTGACCAAATACTACAAATGATTGATGattaacatatttatatatttatgtttttctttcaaatttaattacttatgtattactaaaataataataattagtatATATTCTctatatataaatacaaatattttacTCATACAACGCGTGTGTATTGATTGCTGACGTAGATTATACCTCGATGCATGTCTTTTGTTGAGTGTCGTCAGAGTTGATGAAGTATATATAAATGAGTGTTTGACAATATCCAGCGGTTGGATTTCTCCCTACAAATGTTTTATCAAACGATCTTGTCACACAAAGTTTGTACTTACTTGATTAACATAATTTACATGCTACTGCATTACTAGCCCCAAAAACTTTGGGGCCGGACCTGACATGATGATGAGATAAACGAGGCGGTGGCCTCGGAGTCTCAGACCCACTTCTGAAAAGGGCAAAATATGTATCATATATAGTTAATTATATATGtgataaacatgattagatATTGTTAGATTTTGGAGAACAAGATAGGTTTGCATATGCATAAAGAAGTTCTCTAAACTGAAGCTAAATCTATGATAAACTATGTCGCAAGAAAGGTTTTTAATAGATTAGTTATGCTATCAATTGGGGAAAAAAAACAATTGAACATCTTGATTATGTAAActtagttaataatttttttatttttatttttttaacttaGTTAATAATTTTGCTAACAGAATAAGATGTTTGAGTACGTGATTGCCTTCTGATTTATAGTTTGAAACTCAGTTTAATTTTACAAAGTGAATCAGACTATTTTTTGAGAGACTAAAAAAAGTTCATCTcaggttttaaaattttcagttaCGGTATTTTCGAAAGTCACAATATTGTACGTACCTAACATATTTTTTTAGCTCTCCTATATGTAGCTAGCGTTTCTCCTTATTTGTGAAACATATCGTGATTCAATCATGTCCATTGTTTCTTGCACTTCATAACATTCATTTTCtttcatataaaaataatatatcatcgtCTTCagaaaagaaataattttaGAAGTCGtagtatttttaatatatattttttcctaAAGAAATGGATAACCGGTGGTCAAATCCCATCCCATCACCTTCATTATATTTAAGGCTAACTGCGTTTACTTGACTTGATAAAAGTAAGATTAGGTTATTAATCCAATATCATTCTATGTTTACTTGAAAGTTGGAAAAAGTGAATTTTTCTCAAATCTCAAAGCCCGTCATTTCACCTCTGTTTACCTTTATTTGACTTGATATCTTATCCCTTGATCTAGGTATAACTACTTATTCTCAATGGCGGAGCCAGGATTTCAGCTCCGTCTTTGCGAAAAACTAAAAAACTATAGAAACTAAAACGTCAAAATTAACCAcaaagaattaaatattaattatcaaTGTATATGCAAACtccatcatttttttgtttttttagttttgtttttggACTGATTTTGAAAAGTAAAATGTGGgctatttgatttttttaattggaTCACCCGGGCTAATATAACATTAACTCAAAAATACTActtaatttgttttaaaaaagaattaaactacataaaaaaattaaaaaaattgggcCACTCGGGCTGAAGCCCGGGTGGCTAAACACCTGCCTCCGCCCGTGCTCATCCTTCTCattgtttttgaaaataaatccACAAATAACCTAACTATCATCTCCCGTGATTTCTTTTCGTTTATCTTCTCTTTCGTTTCCCTCCCAAGTTCCAATTCCTTCTTTTCCCTCCCAATTTCTCTTATTTTATGGGCGCACCATGTCCATTTACCGTCAatgataaaattaataaatcgtagtaattaaatatattattgttAATCCATTATTATTCTATATATatccaataaaatcattttaataattatattatatttatccaCATATATATAATCCTATCCCACCACCGTGTTGTTGTTATCTCTCACAAAAGAAGGGGTCCGTTTTCTGATTTCGAAATGAATTCGGGTTTGAAATTAAGCAGAAGAAATATTGGAGGGTCAATTTTAGGGACAAAAGCTTTTGAATGATTTTGGTGGTTGATTCTAAATGCAATAATCCGACACTAACATGTGATTTGTTATAAAGTATCATTTGGTTCATGGATTGgatgataaaatattaataatataaggattttaaatcaatatatttggATTAGACTAGGGTTGGGTACGGTACAgtataccgtaccgaactaCGATACCGTATACCGTACCGTACCATACCATACCGGTATGAAGAAATTCATACCGGTACcataccgaaaattcggtatacTGAATTTTCGGTATGGAGAATTTTATACTGGATACCGAAccggaaattaaaaaaaatttggtataccgacaaatttcggtataccgtaaaaatttttattaaaaaaaacattcggtatattcggtataccaaaataaaaaatttatataccgataccgataccaaaaataccgtaccgaaattttcggtatattcggtaaatttttcggtacggtatgacAATATTTTTGGCATTCGGTATTTTTTCCCAGCTCTAGATTAGACAATGGTAAATGACACTAATCCTTGGAAGAACTTGAGTCAAGCATAGGACAAAGTAATCATGATTAATCAATTAATGTGTTATCCATCACACCAAACAATGCAACTAACTGATGGTATCTGTAGTGATCCTGcatgaaatcacctactaactggcaactaatagcatgcattaaacttaatacaacaaaatacttaagCAGAGTAAAACGGGCGAAAACATAATTCATACATATCAGCTTATTAACATAAATTCAGGCTTAATTCTGTAGTAATACAACTATATCAAaaatcttaaaagtaaacattatacagctataatgactcctgctgtataataaactcctcaaggccagctccctagtcctgcattgaactaccagctctgtccatcctgcgactgccccatggaatagggtgtctaagataacaactaggacgtgagcgctaacgcccagtacataaacatgagtaaacatatgaaTATAATGCATGAAACATGATGACGGataaatggtcatctgaaaagtcatgctcagaaccggcgccacatgagtgctgccaccgcatggatcatcttctgggtgcaaccacactcgtctagtacaccagagtagtcagacataaatgctcgcgccgtcgcggtactctcagtgacagactatcgagtatagagctgagcggctctataatcaggtataacaaggtataggctcaacgtgtatatgcacatgacatatgagtatagaaagcggtaaatcatacatcatgccatataataatgccaaataaatgcaacatataaacatgtatactcgctggcaatcccagttaatgtgtacgtacctctaggctagttcaagtcttagtagaatcctaggttccaagcctatattcaaaagttcattgtattactacacaagttctataagccttaactaagctaataagtactcccaaaacttaaattaaaaaattcccggaccatacttttgcccgtagtaagccctttgatgtcactgactctggatgactataacaacttctttgttattccagaatctcactattatcgatagggccctcaagtgtataactcacactatataactaaagaaggaaactcggaaattcgtaattaaaatgaaatcagacaagccctatgaaacgaccctaactctataataaataaatatgcggaaattttttttttttttttttatacttactaaataaaatatgtacatatatgcccatacatatatgcacagagtaaaaatatttaaaatgaataaccaattaaatacttaaataaaaattgcattcttaaaaatataataataaatatctgagtcaaacattaattaaaatatactgcataaataaataaaagtttgcatgcactgaaaataataaaaatatgtatcatgctgacaacacaaaaacatgcatagcgactcagaatatttcacggtcacggggccactgcatgcatgctcatacgtcctcgcctccggtgggtacaatgtcatcctcaacgtactcacctgcaccataccagtgtagtgagcctagaggctcaacatgctaacataacaagggtttaaaataatttaaaccaatttaatactaatacatacatatacatgaatgagcatgcttaaaaattacataacataacttaacttaaataaacataaataacattatacataacattattgagcaattcattttctaacatcgcatggttgtatccgtagtgtaaccttaaatcatacattaaatactgatcagcgtggaaacctacgtacgtggccggtgacgaatcacctcttaaattggcagtaaactgcccttcaatcatatggggacgaatcccccttaaattgtcacactacttcaacttccaacataaaatatttttattgctcaacttaacattaaatcatgcataaaataatatttcatgaatgcatgtacttgaataaaatgtgtgtccttcatatatatttaatttaattttcttactaacatataaatattaaaataacttaaatgcataaaaataattaaatatataatcaggacacatgaaattttctcatggatggtcctggactgctggccctacacacaagcccattatcttaaatctggcccattaacatacttaagcccattatttcaaaccttaagcccaaataattattctaagcccaattaaattaataa
Proteins encoded:
- the LOC140880707 gene encoding very-long-chain aldehyde decarbonylase CER1-like, translating into MATTPGFLTDWPWKHLGSFKYMILAPWGMQSLYSVATKGKDEWDYTNLMVIPFLVWRAFHNQLWISFSRHRTAKGNTRILDRSIEFEQVDRETNWDDQILLNGILIYIGNSILPNGSFLPFWRTDGIIITILLHIGPVEYIYYWLHRALHHHYLYSRYHSHHHSSVATEPITSVTHPFAEHLSYFSLFAIPILGTVLTETASLASLVGYITYIDLMNNMGHCNFEFIPKWIFSIFPPLKYMMYTPSFHSLHHTRFRTNYSLFMPFYDYIHGTMDKSSDDVYEASLKRQEDDPSVVHLTHLTTPESIFHLQIGLASVASRPQTSKWYIWFVRPLTTWTMMLNFIHGRTFVVERNYFEKLKLQMWAIPRYSIQYSIKWQGQVINNIVEEAILEAEARGAKILSLGLLNQSWELNRSGALYIKKNPELNIKVVDGSSLAVAIVINSIPKGTTEVLFRGSLSKIAYAIVSALCQKGIQVSAFYEFERLKLCFRSQSEIALSKNYSERVWIVGDGLSREEQLKAPKGTLFIPYSQFPPKKARKDAFYCHTPAMVAPPALENLHSCENWLPRRVMSAWRVAGILHALEGYNVHECGETIFDVNKIWEDALKHGFCLQPFASN